aacaacaacaacaacccagtatgATCCCACAAGTGGAGTTTGGGATAGTAGAATGTACTCAAGCCTTACCTCcgagagaggttgtttccgatagctGAAATGATACCTGCCAAACAGTTTGAACAAAACAGAAGAAGGGGGATTCAGATATTGGAGCAATCACAACAACAAATTAATCGGAATGGAATGCGTTACACAACAACAAACAGTAGAAAGAACAATTACGAAAATGAAACAAATGaagattttctcttttttcttctataGTACTGCTTGTTAAAAATGGCCAAGCAACAGTATTACCAACTTCACTGATGAATCTTGGTGTTGTAAAGCAAGGATTGTTAGAACATGATGGTGCACAACTAAAAAAGCTAAGTATTGAGTGGGAATTGATTCATATTCCTTTAGCTAAATAATTTAGTATTCAACCAAATGCAGCGccaaatattatcaaatcaattctagaaaatatattaaaatatcgaATTTGGTAGAAAAATCATGAGTTCATGTGCATCATAATTTATGCTTCTATTTCAATTTGAATAAGACgtttgtcaaatattttattttgtttgttaaaGATAAAGCGGAAGATAAGATAATATTCCTCATGGCCTATTGTctagaaaatatataaaaatatcgaGTTTCGCAAAAAGATCATCAGTTCATATGCATCATAATTTATGCTTCAATTTCAATACATTTGacaaatattttgttttgtttgttaAAGATAAAGAGCAACATAAGATAAGATTTCTCATGGCCTATTGTCAAGTGATTTTTACAAATTGGATCTTTCAGTGTCATGTTTAAATTTTAAACTaaggatttttaatttttttagagaaATCATAAAGTCTAATGGATTCATCATGATTTTTGTTTTGACTAAAATTATGAAGgattttaaattgataaataaaatgtatCTTGCCCTAACTTTTAACGTAGTCCAAAGATTTGTGGCTAAATCGAAATTTGCAGTAAATTGTTTTTCGCATATGATTGAATTTTTACATCAAACTCTTGTTTAACGTTAATGGATTTGAAATTGTCTAAAGGTTTACTTGTacatattcaaaattaaaaaatataaatatctaaaatcaaattaaagacCACGTTTATATATTATGTCATAAGAAAACCGATACACAAAAGTTCTCTTTTTTTTGTCCTTGCTTATAATTATGTCTGGGTTCCAATAACACCATATCCTTTTGCTTGTGGCTATCTATTATTATCATTTAAAAAAGtacaaagaaaatacaaaaataaaaagttgaaAGATCAAAATGCTCATATAAAATTGAACGACTTATTTACCCTTCAATCAAAACTTAAACgtataagaataataaaaatataatatctaAAGAATTTATTCTTGTAAGTTATCAAAATCACATACGTACGTTTTTCCAAAttaatttcttcaagtttcacAAAAATGCTTAGagaatttattttgttttttcctCTCATCTCCTCTAATTTTCAGCTATTTCACTAATTATCTTGAACATTTCACTTCATGGACAAAAAAGTAAACAATTTTATGAAAGCAAAACAAAAAACAAGTGTCGTCCATTACTTTAACAAAATTTGAGACAATGAAACATAGGAGGAGAAAACCAAGTGTCTGTCTGCACATAAAATCAGCAAAGTTTCTCTGTTTTCTCCCAAGTTATCTCTGTTTTGTGCACCAGACAGCGATAAAACACTTCATTAATCTGCGATTCATACTCAATCCGTCTTCTAAGTTCTCTTTTCTGGCTCCAGTTGAATAACTTTATAGTCATACTCATAGTAATAACGGTTGAACTTGCGCTCCTGAACTTGTTGTTGAGCCTCTCCACAAAGAGTCAGGTTCCTTCAGACAAACCAACTCAAGTATCCTGAGACTCAAAATACAAATTATAGACACATTTGAGGGTCTGTTCAGAACATAAATGAATTAACTATAATGGAAACGATTCTTGTTCAAGTAACAAAGATGAAACACTTTATTCTACTTGAACAAAGCTCATCCCCCAAATCAGTTTCTCCTATATTCCGAAGTTCTTTTGTACGCCCAACCCAACTCTCATGATCATAGCAGCAAAATTAGCACCCTGAACTGATTACACCTTGCAATGCATACTTCCTTTTTATCAATATTACAGCTAAAGTGAAAGAATAAGAAGGTCGTTCTGCAGTAAAAAAATACAAAGttactccctctgtcccaatttatatggTGTTGTTTGACTGGGCACCAAGTCTaagaaagaaagacttttgaaacttgtggtgTAAAACTAAAACAAGGCATAATtatttgtgtggctataaaTCATATCATTAAGCGTAAAATGCTaagtttaaagttaaattgtttcaAAATAAAGAAGTAGTACATTCTTTTTGGAAAGGACAAAAGAAAAGgtatgtcacataaattgggatgaAGTAGCTATTAGCAGCAAGAAAACATCATATAATCCAGAAGAAAATACGTTGCCAGCTATTAGCAGCAAGGAGAAAACACCCAAGCTAGATACTATCTCAGAGCTTAAGCTTCAATAAATGATTCCTTTGTTTCCTATTATTgtcccctttttttttcttttttttttgggtggggtggggtgggggaggggGGTGATAATGGCAGTGTCCCCATCAACTTTGCACCTCGACTATTTCATTGCGTACTTGCTACCTCTCTCTAACACAACAGATAACAGATGAGTCATCTGGCCAAATCTTTGCCCTATAAACTTTTACCTAAAGAAGAATAGTTAGAGAATGGATCCAAAAAACAAAACCTAGGGGCTACGCCTAGGCATCACTGGTGCATTCGACTACCTACAATTTCCACATCACTGGTGCTCTATTCTTACTCTATCTATACGCACAACGTCCCTCTTAAAACACTGCTCAAGAAGAGAACTATGTCCAGTACCATTGAGTTTGAAGTTCATGAGACCAAGtaatacaacaaaaataactgCTCTAGCAAAAGATTATTGTTTCTTGAAAATAGATCAGAAAGGATAATGACTCACAAGATCCAGAAACAATAGAGAAACAAATTTAACAACGCTTAAGAAAATGCATAGAATTAACTCTTACATGTTATTAGTCACACGGTTGATTTCATCTGAGTTATAGGAACTTCCGTTGTTTTTGCATGCATTGTCCCGTATGGAAAAAGGGACAAATAGACTCTTAACGTAGATTTCTGCCTCCATATATGGAGCAAAGTTAGTAACATCTAGGTATCTGAATGAGTAATCCTTTGGATTATATTTCCCCAAAAGTGATCCAATTTCAAGCAGAATATCACCTTCATTCGTCACTAAAATGGGTGGTTTACGTATACATGGCATACCGTCATTTGCAGACTCGATTGTAAACATCTTTGTTGAAGATTCTTTTACTCCATACTCCTTCATAATCCAAACATCTGCATGACACCACATGTAATTACACAACACAGAAAGATCACTTACAAGCACTCCTAGTATGAAATGACCATATTCCTTAAAAATGAAAGACTTTTCTGTCTCTGTCCATTTCTCACTACACAAATCAATAGAACTGATATTCCTGCCGTTTTCAAGCCAATAAAGTTTTCCGTTCACAAGCTTGCCTGAAACATGCAAAAAAAACCTACCTTGGAAGTCGTTAATACGTCTCCAAGAATTACTCCTTAGACTGTATATCTGGACCTCAACACGACACAGATGTATACCTTTGTAAATAGGGAAAATGCCCACTACCTTGTAATCATCTTGGAGCTCATCATATGCAAAACCAAATTTGCACTTCCCACGTTTCTCCAAATAGTAACCACGGCTTTGATTAAGTCGATAATTATGCAGTTTATTATACTTTCTAGTTGATGGATTCCATAGAAACAAGTCATGTACTCCGTTAAATAGACTAATCGCAAGACAAATCAATCCGTTGACAGAACCCACAAGCCAAAGATAGTCTTTGAGATTTTTACCTGGATAATCCAAGTCAATTGCCTCAGTTACGGGATGGTGAAGTAAGAGAACAGTCCGTGACACCATGGCTAGCACTACTAGCAGCCTTAAACATAACTGCATGGTAGGTGTAATCCTTGTTACTAGCGAATAATAAGAGATGGGTATTCACTAGGGATTAAGGAAAGCCAAGATTTTGACACAGACCTAAATGTAAGAGGGATTTCACAAGAAACTTTAACAAGATTTTAGTGACGAGTTCTGCAGGAAGATTAGGCATTGGCAAGACTGAATCTTTGCTTGAAACGGATGGAAATTGAGCAGGGTTTCCGGGATTGCTCCGTTTTGGGTGTAGAGAGACGACTTCATCTCCTTGGGATTCCATTTTGGGTTGCAAAAAGGGGAAATCTTTGGGAGTTTTTGGTATGGAGATTACTATGTGAAGCCCTAAATTTTCTATCTCTTTTTCCTCTTCCAAGAGCTTTTTGGGTCCTTTACACTTTTTGAGctggtttttatttttatctttcaatctaaatcatatttttgcagtgtataattttatatttttgcattaTAATATCTTATTAGTTATGCCCCGTGTTTGTGTAAGCCctcggaagttggaaagtcgaaaaATGAGGTTTAGAGAGGGGTTCCCAGGAAATTGCAGTCTTTTGGCACGAGGTGGTCTTCAAGGAGCCCTTCACGGGCCGTGAAAAGCCACCGTGGTCCAGCCTGGTGCAAGATGGGAATTGGGTGAAGACCACGAGAGgcaccatgggccgtggtggCCTCCATGGAGGTCACCCCTTCAAACCCAAAACAAAGCCCATCACCACAACCACCACCACAAGCCGTGGTGGGCCCTCTGTGCAAGTGTCGTTTCAACTAAGTTtaagggtgttttggtctttccctatgatctcattaatgaatgtggacaatTTTTAGGGGTTTATTCtattctattaactaccctacgccctcctaaccctctcattctcacccaaaCACTCAAAACCCAAAATCTTTTCTCTAAAGTCTTCTCTGAAGAGTCTTCCTCTTCTTCAAGCTAGTTCCAAGGAAAATTCAAAGTCAAGACATCAATTCATTGCAATTTAGGGCTCCTAagatctaaggtatgtgggaattcatccatgggacCCATGGAATCCTAAGGTTCTTCTCAAAATTCTCTTATAAATTCTTCtcctaaaagccctaatttcatgaatttacatggggtcttcttaattataatatatcttatgattattgattaaattgtgcataattcacatcatattgcatgctttcaagttgaagttcaatgacccatgttatatgccatttcaagtatgttttcaaggaaCTATGATCacgatttttaaatgattttcaatgaaagctttatgaatgactaccaaggtttatgaatgactcgTGAAAGATTATGAATAAAAATGGCAGCTCGGTGCACTAAGtttccgctatgcgcagggtccggggaagggcccgaccacaatcATGTTAAGAGGTGAAAGAatattctcaccaactcatgaatttgttatgaatcaatcatgttaatgagctattcttatgattttcttatgatgagGACTGATATGTTTTGTtgttcctaatgatgttaaggactatattttcatgaaataCAGTTggaataatgactaagcaccaagaggacttttagTTGGGGTTCAGTAGCCATAGTAGCTATCCAacggaatcctagtagcaacatttagtccctaactacgttgccaGCGTAGGTTTATAATGTCAATATgacctaactagtggatccacaaatagcaccaTGATAGAGGAAGTACCATCACGGagtataccttggcaaagtagcctctcccccttctcgatgtgggagtacatcgaattccatgttatagctcgcatggtcttatatgtcggttaaaggtcctatcctacaccaaggtatatgaaaaggtataaagttctcatgataatattttaatgCATTGACGATATGATTACGATGTTTTATggttttcaaggttttactcatgctttaagatattggtcatgcatctcatgattcatattgattatgtcttatATTCATTGTTCaagcatacttctcacatacttagtgcactCCATGTACaaacgcatactttttgcctacattgtatcataatgtagggtcggaCAATCATTGCGCACCTCCCACTCATGggtagagttgagctttactgTTCTAtagtttgtgagtcctcatgcttcgaggacaatacttttatcttttcatcatttcTTATGACTTTTCATATGTTGTCATAGgtaagctaggagcttgtcttatgcccccatctaatTTGGTAtaggcatgttggatgtcatggagtctatgttgtcttttcatttcgagtttgagacttattctcttttattgagacttttcATGTTGAGAATTTACTTCCACATCTATGTCTTGGTCTTATTGCTTTActttccttatgtatgctcatgtatgatatgctaagaggcttggttggggtcctccGGACTTTCGATTATCGTGTCGCACCTAGGGTCTaccttgggtcgtgatagttttttaataatttatgtcTTACTAGGTATAAATTTGATTTCAAAGTCTGAAAAGTAAAGACCAATTATTTTGAAGAACAAATCATGCAATTAAATGTTGTGTTTTCCGTAAGGAGGAAACATTCAGTGTTTTTACTAAATTAGGTTTTAGTTtggctaattttttttaaaaaaagaactcTCACCTGGATGGTTATACCGTTATAATCTTTCTTGAAATTCCAATAacattgtttttgtttttaggttacataatttttcattaactAGTCTTTATGCCCttgcaaatttaaatttaaactaTGGTACATAAAGACTACTTGCAACCTAAACTTCTCAAACCTTGTCAATACTGCTAAAGTGACAGAAAAAAGATTCAGCCTTAGTAGATCATACAAGTAAGAATACGAAGATTGATCTACAGTGAAAAATGCAAAGTTACTCCCTCTGTCACATTTCATGTGGCGGTGCTTGACTAGGCACAGAGAGAATAgtgacttttgaaacttgtggtctaaaacaataCATGGATATTTGTGTGActataaatcatctcattaagCGTAAAATAAGAAGTCAACCGAGAACCTTGGGTGTTCTATTCTTACTCTATCTATAGGCACAACATCCCTCTTACAACACTGCTCAAGAGTAAGTTCATGAGACCAAGtaatacaacaaaaataactgCTCTAGCAAAAGATTATCGTTCTTGATAGTGGACATAAAAGGAAAATGACTCACAAGATCCAAAAGCAAAACGGAAACAAAATTTAAcaacacttaaaaaaaatacatagaaTGTAACTCTTACAGGTTATTAGTCACACGGTTGTCTTCATCTGAGTTATTTGAACCTCTGTTGTTATTGTAGGCCTGGTCACTTCTGTAAAAACAGACAAACTAGGCTCTTAACGTAGACTTCTGCCTCAACATATGGAGCAAAGTTAGTAACATCTATATATTTGATTTGAGTCATCCTCTGGATTATATTTCCCCAAACGTGATCGAATTTCGAGCAAAATGTCACCATTTGACAAAAGAATGGGTGAACCAGATATACGTGGCATCAAGTCATTAGGAGACTTGATAGTAAACATCTTTGTCCAAGATTCTTTTACTCCATACTCCATAACCCAGATATCAGCACCCCACGTGTAATTACAAAACACAGAAAGATCACTTCCAAGCACTCCTAGTACAAAATGACCATaatcattaaaattaaaattgcaGGGCTTTTCTATCTCTGCCCATTTCTCATTACACAAATCAATAGAAATGATGTTCTGGCCCGTTTCAATCCAGTGAAGTTTCCCGTTCACAAGCTTACCTGAAAGATGCAAGAAAATTCTATCTTGAAAGTTGCTAATACGTCTCCAAGAATTACTCCTTAGACTATATATCTTGACCTCAACACGACATAGATGCATACGTTTGTAAATGGGGAAAATGCCCACTACCTTGTAATCATCTTGGAGCTCATCATATGCAAAACCAAATCTGCTATGACCAGGTTCCTCCAAATTGTAACCAGAGGTTTGATTACCTATATAACTAAGCAGTTTATTATACTTTCTAATTGATGGATTCCATATAAACAGGTCATGTAATCTGTTACATAGACTAATGGCAAGACAAATTAATCCATTAACAGAACCCACAAGCCAAGGATAGTTTTCGGGAATTTTACCTGGATAATCCAAGTCAATTGCCTCCGTTACAGGATGGTTAAGTAAAGAGCTAAGAGAATAGTCTGTGAGACTGTGACACCGTGGTTAGCACAACTAGCAACCTTAAACATAACTCCATGATGGGTGTAGTCCTTGTTACTAGCGGATAATAAGAGATGGGTCTTCACAAATTGAGGGCTAGAGATTAAAGAAAGCCAAGATTTTGAAACAGACCTGAATTGTAAGAGGGATTTCACTGGAAGCTTTAACAAGAATTCAGTGATGAGTTCTGCAGGAAGATTAGGCATTGACAAGACTGAATCTTTGCTTGAAATGGACGGAATTTCTGTGGGTTTGCTCTGTTTTGGGAGGGTTTCATCTTCTGTGGATTCCATTTGAGTTTGCAGAAATGGGAAATCTTGGAGTTTTTGCTATGGAGATTACTATGTGAAAGCCCTAAAGTTTTCAATCCTTGTTTCCCCTTGCAATAGCTTTTTCAgctagttttaatttttatctttcaatataaatgatataaattataataaacaaatgtatattagttaattaaatatggctataatttaattaatttataattcgCCATAAATATTTAgcattaattatgatttaaatttgtataatatgtacgtttatataatttaaaatttatataatataattttatacaactgtttaaaatttaaatttatttaaaaataaattagttatACAACCATActaacgaattatacaaataaaataatgtgCTCATAAATATACAAACCATAACGGAAGaatctaattaaatttattataataattatttatgaaatttagcTCATTTTATCAACTCAACTTCTTTGTTGTAAACTTTATCGGCCCATTTATTGAGTGGCAAGGAGCAAAGTAGGCACCTCTGTCCAAGTTTGCCATTTATTGAGTGGCTTTTGCTATAGCTGCTACTGCCACCACTCACACAGTGCCACCAAAATACCCACATGGCAACCACTCTCTCCTACACCTTCCCTAGCAACACCACCAGGTTCTTGATTACCAGCACCAGGCCTTCTTGCCGGCGGCTCCCAACAGCCACCAATATCTCCACTGAAGACCAACCATGCTCCTCTTCAGGTCAATCCCCAAACACACACACCCCCACCCACCCACTCCTCGCGGGTCTGTGAAAGATATATGCTTAGTTGCTATTATATGTTTTGTTACAAAATCTTGAAATTAGGGTGATGGTTAAAGAACTGAAAAGATCAAGACTTGATAACTTAATGGTCGATTCAAGCTTGTTAAATGTGAATATTAAGTTGGGTAGGGAGTGAAAGTGTACACTACacttaattatgttttaaagttatgtttttgggTGTGTAGAGATTTAGCCCCAACTCACATTTGTTATCAATTTTTATGCTTCACGTGGTATGAGAGCAGGCTGAAAATGTTAGTGCTATAACTGTTTTGCTCTGCCATGTTAAACAGTGCATTGACAAAGTTGCTAGCTCTTGTTGACAATGGTAAAATGACTTCTGGTTCTTGAGTTTCATGGGTTGATAGGCATTTTTCAGTTCTCCCTGTAACATAATCTTATCAATTCTCTTTGGAAAATGACTTATTTGTCAATTTTTATACCTTTTACATGTGAAGTGCACATTTGCAGGAATAAAATGATAGTGTTATCCACTTGGCAcgttaaataaatttaaaaagttgaTGCAGTAACTTCAAACCCCCATCTTTTTTTAGATTCAATGTTTTCATTAGGACGCCCTTGTTCTTTCCATTTTGTACcatgaaatttgaatttaagTGGCAAATGCAGCCTGTTATCAAGGGGCAGTGCAGTCTTATGGTCTGCAGAAGCAACGAGTACAATTAAATAACATATCGAAGGCTATGAGAACGAGAAGACTTGGATCAGCTGGTAGACAAAAGAAAGGAGCAATTAGATGTAACATTGAACTTCAGGACTTCATTGGTGGAGATCTCATTAAACTTGATTTGGGTCAATGGTTATCAGATGTGGAAGAACACAAAGCCATAGCAATTTACTCTCCTCATGAAGGGGGTTACGAAGGACGCTACCTTACACGTCTTAAGTACCAGGGATATCATTTCTTAGACCTTTCTGCTCGTGGCCTCGGTGACCTTGAAACCACTCTTACCAAATTCCACCCTGTCTGCCCTGTAAGTAATAACAATTCGCACACAATATGCATATTCTCAAACACAAACTTGCAGTGTCCAGTTGACTCTCACTTGCAATTATATTGTTGCAGGCTCATGTTGGAAAGCAACCAATAGCTAGATGGTATTTTCCTCCGGAAGTTGATTATAGGCTTTCTTTACTTCCTCCAGATGCTAAAGGATTAGTGGTTTGGATAATAGAAGCCAAGGTTAAATCTACCCCTTCAAGTGTTCATGATCTTATTAGTTTGTCAGCAGTATTTTGACTAGATCTTTGTTAATTGTTTTGACATAAAATGTTCAGGTATTATCAAAGGCAGAGCTGCAGTTTCTTGCTTTACTTCCGACACTTCGTCCTAACGTGAGGGTCATTGCAGAGTGTGGTAACTGGTAAGATTTCCCTTTTAATGTAGAAAGCATCTTTTGGGGttctttttttcatctttttgagAATTGCGAAGGGTCTATCGAAAGTAGCCTCTCTACCTCTAAGGTTGGGGTGAGGGTgaagtctgcgtacactctacccttcgCAGCAGACCCCACTTTGTGAGGCTACACTAGGtatgctattgttgttgttcatctttttgAGAATTGAACCCCCTTTTTTTGGACTAAGAGGTGCAGCTTCATGTTTGTTTTTGAATATGTAGGAGCCTTTTATGTTTTGATTCCTTACATGACTATTCTATTCATTATTCATTACATTCCCTTGGGCTACGACCCTTCCCTGCACCTTGCACGCTTCGTGCACTATGCTGCCCtatcttttccttttacatGACTATTCTATTCATGGCATGTACAGGAGAAAGTTCATGTGGAAGCCACTCAAGGAAATTGCAGGTCTATCTCAGTCATAATGAAGAATATGAGTCCACAATATTGGAACTTGACACTGTGAATTAGGCATTTACTTAAGGTGTTGCACTACTATTGATAgctttttatgatttttcccATAAGCAGTGCAACTTTTGTTCATTTCCAAATCCCATCACCTTGTAGCAAGTAAGAATAGCTACTAGGTTCTTGTGTATAATTGTATGCTTCAAATGTTGTACAATGTACATCAATGTATATGAAGTTAGCAAAATTTTCACAAAAATgaataatcaaaatagaaatgaTTTTCGAATTTGGAGTTGTCTTTGTCCCACCTTTCCTTACTGAATTTTCATAAATAGCTAACTGATGAAATATAATAGGacctccttagctacagtttaATAATTACGTTCCATACCTATAATTCTATTTGCTATGTCAATTTTCGTTTGTATATCTCTCTGGAATTTAAAAAGTTATACAAATTGGTCTTCAATTTAACTAATGTAAATAGGAGATAATTTCGATTTTTAAAATGGAAAGAAATCCCACAAATTACGCTTATTGTCTCTAATAATAATTTCTTACCATATATGACTTGTATTTGTATAGATTgattatttgaatttttgattaCTGTAGTTATTGGATATTTATCGATTGATTACATAATTTGTATATGTATCAAGAAACTCTTttgatttgtatttttattaattgaCTATTGGAGTTACTGGATATGTATAACTTGATtatataatttgtatatgtaTCGAAAACTTATTTGctttgtatttgtataaattgACTACTGGAGTTATGATGATATGTATAATTGATATATCATTTGTGGATGGGTATCAATTGAATACATAATTTGTGTATGTATTTCAATATTTGTATAGATGAAGactaattatcattttttggtTCTTATTGAATTGTATAAAGCAATGTTTGTCATGGTTGTTTGACGATAAATTCAACTTCTTAAATAAACATCATTAACATGTataattgcataaattattcAACAATAGGAGTAGTTATACAAATATTTGTATGTG
This DNA window, taken from Solanum dulcamara chromosome 3, daSolDulc1.2, whole genome shotgun sequence, encodes the following:
- the LOC129883080 gene encoding uncharacterized protein LOC129883080 isoform X1 encodes the protein MESTEDETLPKQSKPTEIPSISSKDSVLSMPNLPAELITEFLLKLPVKSLLQFRSDQAYNNNRGSNNSDEDNRVTNNLILELVCLKEPDSLWRGSTTSSGAQVQPLLL
- the LOC129883080 gene encoding uncharacterized protein LOC129883080 isoform X2, whose protein sequence is MESTEDETLPKQSKPTEIPSISSKDSVLSMPNLPAELITEFLLKLPVKSLLQFRSDQAYNNNRGSNNSDEDNRVTNNLCLDYEGVWSKRIFNKDVYNRVCK
- the LOC129883081 gene encoding NAD(P)H-quinone oxidoreductase subunit N, chloroplastic — protein: MATTLSYTFPSNTTRFLITSTRPSCRRLPTATNISTEDQPCSSSACYQGAVQSYGLQKQRVQLNNISKAMRTRRLGSAGRQKKGAIRCNIELQDFIGGDLIKLDLGQWLSDVEEHKAIAIYSPHEGGYEGRYLTRLKYQGYHFLDLSARGLGDLETTLTKFHPVCPAHVGKQPIARWYFPPEVDYRLSLLPPDAKGLVVWIIEAKVLSKAELQFLALLPTLRPNVRVIAECGNWRKFMWKPLKEIAGLSQS